The genomic segment GTGGGCAGCCAATAGGGGCGCGAAGACAAATAtctcgtaaaaaaaataatatagtcCTCTATTGTCCCCGGTTGACCCCATGTTTTCAGAAGACCTACATTTTATcaagtgataaaaaataataactaacaaaaacaaaaaaatttggATTAGCAAATGGGCAAACTGGGTTAATATTCAGGAGCCCCAGAATCCCACAAGCCCCAGGCTTACTCCATATCATGTTTAAATTTGCTTCACTTAAGCATATCAACTATAATCCTCCATCTTGTGTCAAAATCTAGGTTTAAGacctttaatgtttttgtttatacttgaagttttctttttatcaaatTACTTCCATTTTAGCTGTATTACCAATTAACAAATATgtcttaatgtatttttaagttTCATCCACTTATCCTGTATCCTTGTTCTTATCTCTAATCACTCATAATTTCATTGTATGAGtctctgtgcaatgacaatatAGGCTTATCTTAAACTCTCTTAAAGAGAAGTCAGGTAAACGTATTCCATCAGGACTGTAAGGCTGCAGATTTCAGATGGTAGTGGGGGAAAATGCCCTCATTATAACCTGGTGGGTTTTGTTGTCTGCTTAACAGTCAAAACCCCTCAAAATGTTGAGTTTACTATCATAGAAAACATGGAAATCACCATATAtccacatttaagaaaaaaaaacttaattttgcTTAAAAACTTACCAACTTAGAAATTTACATTCTAGAACAGTGGTTGGTTGCAGGGAGCCTggtgaaaaaattaaattgtaaaacaaTTCTTACATTATTCCTCTAAAAAATATCCAGATTGAACTATGGATGTTCACCttttgattaatttaaaaaaatatataaaatgggTCAATATTCTACTACACGCAAAGTAGTTATAATCTAATAAGCACCTGTGGTATCTAACTGTGAATACCTGAAGATGAGGCATAAAGCGTGATCCTAAACATCTCCGTAATTTACTCTACTAAAAAATGTAGAATATTCTATCTTGACAAGATCAAATATTAATGGGAATGCGGCAGCCTGGTGGAATGGACATATACATTTTACTAAACtatattaattaattcaatGAGCCTTGAAACgaacctcagaaaaaaaataaacagaatggCTGATAGTGACACCACATACATGagtaatttatttaaaaacattgtaaatGAATAGATCTGACACCACAGCCCCGGACGAAAGGCGTGCAGAAAAGATTCAGGGCGTAACATTGACACTGAGATGACAGTTGTGATCGTTTGATACTGGACGTGAATCATGTGTAGAGTTCAAAGTCCAGTCTCTTGGAGTTGTACCACTGTGACCCCTCGTTGTCCAACTTCCTGCAGTACACGCCACTGCTGAAATAGCCTTCGTCCACCCAACCCTGGAGAACAAGACAATAAGAAGATTAAAACCCACCGGGTCAGATTGAGGTTAAAGGTAGAACCACACTGCAGCAAAATAATCTGGTAATCTAACATAATGGGATTTACAGATAAGTTTGAAGGTATATTAGTTTGCAGGAGAAGAACATACAAAATGTACGTAACGGTCAAATTGACATAAAACCTTGAAGCAACCACCAAATATTGGAGCTTTCTAAGAATTTATTTAATTGTCAGAATTAAAATTCACAATTTTCCTcctttatgtttatgtttgacTGGCTCAACAAGTGCCACAATCAAAACCCACCTCTTCAGATTGGCTAACtctgtgtaatattttttgaaatgttttagtaTTTACTTGTTCTTCTattagtctgttgttgtttattgctctGTATTTAAGTTTGGTCTGTTTTACTGTTGTGTatatgttttatcttttattatttgtacATGTACAGTGTCCTTGATTGTCCTGAAAGGCgctgataaataaaatgtattattattatatgcaAAGAAATAAGTACACATGCTAAATGTGCATACATTTTGCTTGGACTGTTGTTGAGCAAATTTTTGGTTTGGTGCACGTACAAATTTATTAGTCCAAAGTTTTTGACACCTCACCCCCCAAAACTGCTATTATGAAGAGGGATTAAGTCCACTAATGTGTCACATTACatcacaaccaaaaaaaacaacattattaaaCCACAATATCAAAAagagttgtagtttttttccttAGGGATTGTGGCCAAAGAGTATCTTTTCTTATTGACTGACactcaaaacaacaatttaaaacagTGTAAGAGAAATACCTGCATCTGCTGACTGTTGAAGGGGCCGTAGACTTCGGAACTATCCTCATTTTCCCATCTGTACTCCCACATCACCTCGTCCCTCACTGAGGGAGGACAACGTTTCATTACAACAAGATTATTTACGATATTGACGACAATCATACTCAAGTCACCTCGTTTAACCTTTTTTaccttcctcctctttatcCTCTGATTTGCGACCGTGCGTCTCATCAAACGTGTCTGCAAACATGTCaagttcatcatcatcttctttatCATCGCCGCGGGATTTCTTCCCCAGGGCTGGTTTCTTGCTGCCCATGCTCTTCATCAGATAAGCCAGTTTTTCATAGGTTTGCTGATAGATCTCAAACATCCCAGATCCGACCAGTCTGTCAGCCAGCGCTGTGAGCTTATCAAGCTTTTCTGCATCTCTTTTATTCTCCTCTGTGGGTTCACTCTCTTCCCTcagctttcccttttttcgTCCTCCGAGGCCTCCCAGCCGTCGGAGAGCTTTGGCAACTGTCTCCCCGGGAAGCATCAGTTCAACCACAGCCTCTGTGAGCTGGTGCTGAGTGTAGGACGCCAGCGGGTCCTCGGCaggctccatctcctcctcctcctcctctttctcgtTTTTTCCGTccgcctgctgctcctctctctttttctcttcctccgccTCATCCTCATCACCGACTCTGCGTTTACGCTTGGCTCCAAGACCTTTCTTTTTTGGCTTGAAAGGTTGTTCTTTCACTCTCACCTGGAAGAAGGGATTTCACATTATTGCACGTTGCCTGAAAGTTTTAAAACACGAAGAAAAAGGGCCAAAAAATGCCGTTACCCAGTCAATGTTGTCGAGCCAGTTGTCTCTGATCTGTTCTTCCTTTTTGACGAAATAATTTCCCTCCGAGTCGAAGTGTCCTTCCTGCATCTCCTCGTCCAGGTTGAAGGGTGTAATAGAAACTCCCTCGTCATAGTCAATCGTTGCTCCCTCTTGCcctgaaaaaacaaaggcaaccCAGGGTAAATAAGACAATTTCTCAGTCATATATCACTTCATAGTTTGAATAATCAACCGGAAACATACCGTCCACATCATCGGTGTCCAGAATGTCATATTTGCTGGTGTCTTTGTCttccccttcatcctcctcatcgcTATCAAGGGAATGTTTACCCTTGAATCTGGAGCCTGGTCCATTGACGACTTCACAAGTCTTGttccaacaggaaaaaaagaaacggtgGATGATTTTATAACTTGATCGATCTTGAAAATACCAAAGATTTAATTTTCAAGGTAGGTGTGTTAAAAAGATTATGATACTTTTTATACATCAAGAGTAACTTAGGGTTACATGGTATTTCTGCACTTCTAAATTAAAGTCTTAAGGGACAGATGCTTGAAAGAAAGAATTGTGCAtcttattaaaggggcagtaagcgattttaaagagagcctgtttctctctttgtttttttgtgatcttGCTGCTCGGGCTGCTACGccagtgatgtttacaaactgcactcgcattgttgtgtggtgcggtccgcaccaatCTGTGATTcgttacaaaacatgtattgcgctagaatcccttactgcccctttaacagatGTAATGATATGATGTGACAAGCATTTACCTCAGGTCAAGACAGGTGGTTgcatttttctttaacataTAATTTCACAAACACTGTAATCTAACAattttttgtgatgtttttttaatggaccaAAGCCATTTCACTTAGGTGTTGTTAGTTATTCcccatgtttttggactgtggcaTTTCTGAAGCTGATATAGTTAAGGAAGAGGCTATATAATGTACATATATGACCCTTTACCTGTCATATTATGAGTGTTAAGTTACATTTCTGAAGGCCTGACTGACTAATTCGATATCTGGGTGTCTCCCCTCTGATCGATAACCTGAACAGGACGGTGTAGCTGTACCTTCTTGCTCGGCAGCTCTTCTTCCACTTCGATctccccgtccccgtcctcaAACCTCACTTTCCTTTTCGGCATGGCGACACGGCAGCGACTCTTCTCCTATTTCTCCTGACGCAACGTAACACGAGCTGCAGCAACAGtgagcagatttattttcttgcaaCGTCGTGAATGTGCGCGGTAAAACATTAGCTCCGTGGCTAAAAACGTTAGCCCAACAACTGCGCACGCGGAACAGTTCGGGCACGTTTCACGGTCCAACACGTGGCAACGGCCGAAACAACATTTAGCTGAGAACCGCGTCACACACCGCGAGTGTGAAACATGAACAAACTGATATAAATATGTaagaaaatgtgacaaaaacctGCGAAAACAACTCAGGCGACCTCTCGTTTTCGTTTCTTCTTcgcttgtttttcttattcttcttcttcgctgttGCTTACACTGGTTGTTTGCGGATTGACGGTCGCCAAACAGCGACTTGGCGCTACACTGCCGCCACCTGGTGAGGAGTGGCGATGACATGTCACATGCAGGCTTCTCATTTAACTGTAACGTTGTAACCatagtatataaaaataactgTTCTGTCAATAAATTAATCCAATAATCTTTTAATACTTCAATAATTGTGTGAGTCATGTAATTATGCTATGTTGAATAACAGTATAAAAACAATACCTGGTGAGGAGTGGAGATGAGATGTCACATGCAGGCTTCTCATGTTACTGTCACGTTGTAACCATTCAGTTGATAAATTATTCAGATAATCTTTTCATACTCCATTGATTGCTTGAGTCATGTAATTATGCAGTGTTaaataacagttaaaaaaataatacatacatatttacaaAGTGAGGTTAATATATAATTGCCCTTGAGTGCgagttaaaacaataaaacggTTCAAGaactaaatgtttttatttttatatttagtaAAGGAAGCAGCGGCACATGTGCTATTCATTCTTTTACATAATAGTATAAGCATCAGATTATATTCTGGTTAATTTGAAAGAGGCAaagaaaagttttattttcagttttttttataggcaacattattatatcattattcgggaaaatacagtacaatacagtacacttttgGGAGGCCTGACTTATTAAACCATAACAATGATATCCGCTCTACTGAGATAGCAACATTAATCTGTGGGGCATCATCAACTTGATGATTCTGATCGTGATTCTTCAATGATTGTTTGAAGTTGACAACAAATGTGCTAAAGCAACtaacaaatgtatatattttttgctctgAGAAAAACGAAATAGCACAaccgagcgtgtgtgtgtgttgtataatGCACACATACAGCTGCATAGGAAAATCATGCAAACCATCAAACATTTGATGGCCTATAACTCATTGTATAAAGTGTAAACTAAAGTAATGCcgtaaaaatgttgtttcatatcataaagttttttttttctaaataaaccTTATGTGAAGGAATTCCAAACTGTCTTTTGCTTGAATATGTGAATAAAACCCGGCAGCAAGTTTTTACACGGAGGATAATACATATGTTTGGCCATGAGTTGACTCAAGTTTCTTTTAGCACTTGATTCAGCCTGTGGGGACGTGCTGCTGTATAGGAACTGGAAGGGCCCCACAGTCTATAAGGCAAGTCCTTGTAAGTCTTAACACTTTGGACTCGTTTAGATTTTAAATTCCTTGAGGTCCATTAGGATAAAAAGGATGAGAGGCTGACGAGAATAGAcgcaacaacatttttaaaaaggtcattTTCTTGtattcagatttgatttgacCTGTTAAGGAAACCAACATTGGTACTagtttcaaaaatataaatattcacgTATTTAAAAGAAGCTCTGTACATTTCCCTGAAGATGCGTGGGATCCAAATAACACTCATCTCACTTCTTGAAAAGTGACACAAATTGCAGAAGTGAGAGAGCTGAGGTGGAAGCATCAGACCTCAACCATCCAGCATCTTCACTTCCAGGTACAGCAGCCTCTCGTCAGGGAGGTTTGTGTTCGGCTGCGGATGACCCTTCTTCAGCTCAAGGTAGACTCAGGCATAGAGGAGAGCGCGTGTAACGTGTCGGGGTTTTGTTACCAGGAAGTGGGTCGAGagttatttatatttcaacaaCTCGCCCTCTCGTACCCGAGGGAGAACCAGTGGTAGTAACCTGAAGCGATACAGTCAAGCATCCTCTGGATCTGGTTGAAACGGAGCAGGACAAAAACAATCGGCTCCCTGTTGCGGAACGACGACGACTGAAAATATCTGTGAATCTGTGAATGAAAATACAGGGGGGCTGTGAGGAAGGTTAAAGTGACCATGTGAAGGATTCCACATACAACAGAGGTAAGTCTCAatcactgtttttattattgttattgggTAGtcatatctatccatctatctatctatctatctatctgtctagaAGGTTATCAGTGTCCTCTGAAGTCCTCTCATATTCTTATTGACAATGATACTAAAGATCTGTTGAAGctaattcaatatttatttaaaattaatcTTTGTACTAGTTTGTTGCCGTGGTTCCCAACACGTAGGGGTCACATGATCAAGAACAAGTCTGAGGGGTCATGTGATGGTTAACCACTGGTAATTCTTTCTGGTAGATTTCAAAATGCAAGATCTTCATCTTAAGTAAGTAAGATttgagtaaaaaacaacaatatttcctgtagaagtagaagtataaaagaataaaagtagCACAAAATTGAAATTAAGTACAGGATTTATGTACTTAGTTATTTTCCAACACTTCAAACTTTTACtgaatgtaaataatgtaacaCAAGAAATGGGAGAGCTGATGAAAATCTGATTTCCATTgatgtatttaaataatttccAATCTCAGTAAATTCCTTTCCAAATTTCTTCAGGTTTTGGGATGAAGCTCCATGAGAAGATTTTGACCCATTATCTATCGTGTACGTCTCCAGTGGATAAAGAAGGATATCTCTACAAaaaggtgaggggggggggggggggggggggggacaaagagcACAGACAAAATCCAAATGACTGAATCTTTTCCGCGTGACAGCAAACGCAATAATCCTTCCCCTCGCTGTTCCTGTCGCGCGTCTTTGCAGAAAGAGCGAAATGCCAGCTACCAGCGGCGGTGGTTCGTGCTGAAGGCGAACCTGCTCTTCTACCAGGAGCGGCCGGCCGACCGACACCTGCAGGGCGTCATCGTGCTGGAGGGCTGCGCGGTGAGACGCTCGGAGTCCGACGGGCAGTTCGCCCTCTCCCTGGCGTTCGAGGGCACCGGACTCAAGACGTACAGGTTCGCGGCGGTGGACCGTCAGACTCAGGAGAGCTGGGTGAAAGCTCTGCTGTCGGCCAGTCACTGTTACCTCTCGCTGCTGGTGAGAGACCTGGAGAGGCAGTACGATGGTGAGTTGTGGACCCATTTCTAAAGATGGAAGTTTATTTCTTTTGGTGCCTTTATTCAAAAACCTTTTGTCTATTATGGGTCTATTTTGCCGGccaacaaactgtgaaaaaaaaccacccggtcgtttttttgtgagctggctaaaacCCCTACAGCCCGGCTCTGAACAGCTgcttcagatttctctcccactgtgatgtcacagttggactcttttgggggtaaacTCCGCCTTCAATCTGAGAATCTTCCACTTCTCTGGCGAAGGGGCGTGGAATTCCgtacacatttttgaaatcggttgagCCAATCACAGACAACAGACTGGGGccggctggccaatcagagcagactgggggttatcgggaggagggggcggggctaaaagaaatccaggcgttttttagacagagggtgaaaagaggagctgcaggaataaGGCAGTGAGGACAcggatgccttttctgaacattagagcgtgtgaaccttttcaagtggtgacACAAATTCGAaggatgaacctgaatatgagcataacatgtcacctttaaactgCCTTTTCTTAAATTCCTGTTTCTATCTGCAGAGGCCAAACAGCAACAAAGCTCTGCTGGGTCCCATCACCGCTCCTCGGTCGGTGCCCTCAAACAGTCCCCGCCCACCAGCGTCTTCCTCCCCGCACCGGGGCCCGCGGCGGCGGTCAGGGAGACCAGGAGCTTCAGTGCCAGCGCCGTCTTGCAAGCGCCCTCGACAGCCACCAGAGTGGCCGCCAAAAAGTCCCCCAAACTGTGGCCCCGGAGAAACGCTCTCGTCACACCGCTCAACGGGCCGGCGCCTTCGTACGGCGAGTGGCCCCTGGTGGGTTTCGATTCGCTCGAGGAGTTCAGCAAACTCCACGACTACTACGGCCAGGAGGTGAGGAAAGCGAGAGAGGACTGGCTGAGCGGTCGACGGGCCCGAGAGGAAGGAGATCTCATCGACCTGGGgtgagaaagggaagaagaagaaaaaacctgacAGTTTAGAAACTCAATAGGAGGAACTGAGATGGAACGATTCATGTGtatcaaagaggaagtgaaCCTGAAGTGTTTTGAGTTTTCCTGCATCAGAGTGTCTGAGGCCCAGACACCTGCAGATCATCTCAGGTTCACCTGATCATCTTTGACCACATCGATGTGTGAATTATCGCACAGGAAGTGGGAACTTGTCAGACTCTCGTCTCTGCACGAGATGAAACTAGGGTGAAACAGAAACATCCACGCAGAGAGCAGATAAGGCCCTTTCACAGCAGTCTGCCTTCATCACAGTGGAAAAACACTGTGTTGCTATTAGCATCAACAATGGCTCTGTTGTGTTCGCGTCCCAGCATGAAACTAGAAACTGAAACATCTCACCGCAGTTCAGTCACGACTTCTTTGATCACGTTGCACATTGATTAAAGTGCTCACATGTGATGCAACTCATTTCATCCATGGCATGAAAAAAGGCTTTTATGATACAGTATTAAGTAAGAGAATGatatattttcattacattggaaaaataaaattcatctgTAGACTTGAATGTCTCATCATCTGTTAAGTGTCGTGTTAACACACAACCCTGTAgctcaatcaatcaaccaatcaatcaatcagtcaatcaaccaatcaatcaaactttatttatatagcacctgtcaaacaaatcaaatgcaattcaaagtgctttacggGTGATTGACGGGTGAAACGTAGGTTGGTAAAACGTTGAACATACTGATTCCACAAGACAATTTTGGCCTCTGGTCGAGATCATAaagttttaaaacataaaaagaaacatacagAAAGATTTTGTCTACTTTTACAGTTGTAAAGAAATACCCAATGTCTCCTGTGGATCAAttaagtatttctgattctggaTGTTTGAATATTTGTCTCGACTAAAGACGTGATTCTCTTCAGCAGAATGAAGCGGACGCGGACATTGCGTGTCACAGTGTGGGGGaagattgctttttttcttacattagACGAGGACATTTGAGGGAAATTCTGAAACACAGGGGAAGCTGGGATATTGCAAGTGTGAAGGTGAACAGCAGAGGGTGCTGCAGGCACAGTGCGTGGAAACTGGAGGCAGGGTTTTAATCTTACTGCTGTTAATTATGTAGAAATAGAACTGTGATTTATAGGCGTCTGCATACTCCCCCCCAAAATAtgcaagagacagaaaaatccTTTAATGAAGTTACCCTCCTCATTGTCCTTGGATCATTACAACATGTCTGACTGTAATGTCTATTAAATCCCTCTGCGTTAGTGAGACAAAGCAACATCCTTCGTGACATGATCGTATCATTGCATCATAGTTTCAATACAATTTTTGAACTATGCCGTTTGTGCAGCTGCCATTCCTCTTCCAAGTTCCATCCCACCCGACTGGAAAAAATAGTAGAAGCTCATAACCGACCGAAGATTTACTGTATGGCGATTGTTGAAACGGAACCCCCGGATGGAATCGAATGACAAAACAGGGCAACCTGAGTGTAAGATAACAAACCTCGAGGTCGTCCCGCTCAGGTCAAGCTGGGAGGTTCCTCACATTCCAGACCCTACAGACAGACATACCGATCCTCCTGAGAAAAATGATGGACGGCCTCAGAGGAGCGTGGCAGGAGGTTTCGCTTTACAGCGACGGCCCCCTGCAATGTACACACATCTGTATGGAAACATATACAGACATCATGAGGAcagaccccttttttttctctctcacacatttgTGATGATCCCACATCAAGGAATTAGTTGTGACTCATGATATGTAGAAAGGACAAAATCTgtcaaaattaatttaaaataagtCAATAAGATGATCTTATAGACATGTTAGGTCGAGGTGTATTTTtgaggggagatggagaggaacgCTCCTGCTCTGATTTCTGGGGCATCACaataaatgtgatatttatttgtcctattttcaattttttgctAACTAATTAATTACTTATTCAAGACTGATTTGAGAATCAGGATCATTGACACTCCTTGGCAACAAAGCATTTATCTATAacttgtaaaaatatatatataaaactgaagagaaaaatattAGATAATGCAcacaaggttaaaaaaaacttcatattGTTTAAGATGGTTACGCTTAAACTCTTGTGACACAAAGAATATTACAGTTTctgtcatcattattattat from the Scophthalmus maximus strain ysfricsl-2021 chromosome 17, ASM2237912v1, whole genome shotgun sequence genome contains:
- the cd2bp2 gene encoding CD2 antigen cytoplasmic tail-binding protein 2; translated protein: MPKRKVRFEDGDGEIEVEEELPSKKTCEVVNGPGSRFKGKHSLDSDEEDEGEDKDTSKYDILDTDDVDGQEGATIDYDEGVSITPFNLDEEMQEGHFDSEGNYFVKKEEQIRDNWLDNIDWVRVKEQPFKPKKKGLGAKRKRRVGDEDEAEEEKKREEQQADGKNEKEEEEEEMEPAEDPLASYTQHQLTEAVVELMLPGETVAKALRRLGGLGGRKKGKLREESEPTEENKRDAEKLDKLTALADRLVGSGMFEIYQQTYEKLAYLMKSMGSKKPALGKKSRGDDKEDDDELDMFADTFDETHGRKSEDKEEEVRDEVMWEYRWENEDSSEVYGPFNSQQMQGWVDEGYFSSGVYCRKLDNEGSQWYNSKRLDFELYT
- the pheta2 gene encoding sesquipedalian-1, with amino-acid sequence MKLHEKILTHYLSCTSPVDKEGYLYKKKERNASYQRRWFVLKANLLFYQERPADRHLQGVIVLEGCAVRRSESDGQFALSLAFEGTGLKTYRFAAVDRQTQESWVKALLSASHCYLSLLVRDLERQYDEAKQQQSSAGSHHRSSVGALKQSPPTSVFLPAPGPAAAVRETRSFSASAVLQAPSTATRVAAKKSPKLWPRRNALVTPLNGPAPSYGEWPLVGFDSLEEFSKLHDYYGQEVRKAREDWLSGRRAREEGDLIDLG